The Sphingomonas sinipercae genome contains a region encoding:
- a CDS encoding murein L,D-transpeptidase catalytic domain family protein: MSNGAMMTLSRREMLRWGAVGASVAVASSAAGAALPSLVFNPPQPPVGPLAPAPSMMPAPPQIPGVNPALLQRAKAALDAHRIAARDFIGIADFSRPSNDERFHVVDLRNGQVESFRVAHGSGSDPHHNGYCERFSNDFGSYATSNGTYTTGEYYHGKYGLSLKTRGLDWTNNNAEPRAIVIHNAWYAEPEMIAQHGKLGRSQGCFAFSRADQYKVMSKLAGGRMIFADRLA; the protein is encoded by the coding sequence ATGAGCAATGGGGCAATGATGACTTTGAGCCGGAGGGAAATGCTGCGCTGGGGTGCCGTTGGTGCCAGCGTCGCGGTCGCTTCGTCCGCGGCCGGGGCCGCGCTTCCCTCGCTGGTGTTCAACCCGCCGCAGCCGCCGGTCGGGCCGCTCGCGCCCGCGCCGTCGATGATGCCGGCGCCGCCGCAGATCCCCGGGGTCAACCCGGCGCTGCTGCAGCGGGCCAAGGCCGCGCTCGATGCGCACCGGATCGCGGCGCGCGACTTCATTGGCATTGCGGATTTCTCGCGTCCGTCGAATGACGAGCGCTTCCACGTCGTCGACCTGCGCAACGGCCAGGTGGAAAGCTTCCGCGTCGCCCACGGTTCGGGCTCCGACCCGCACCACAACGGCTATTGCGAGCGCTTTTCCAACGATTTCGGTTCCTACGCGACGTCGAACGGGACCTACACGACCGGCGAATACTATCACGGCAAGTACGGGCTTTCGCTCAAGACCCGCGGGCTCGACTGGACCAACAACAACGCCGAACCGCGCGCCATCGTCATCCACAATGCCTGGTATGCGGAGCCTGAGATGATCGCTCAGCACGGCAAGCTGGGCCGCAGCCAGGGCTGCTTCGCCTTCAGCCGCGCTGACCAGTATAAGGTGATGTCGAAGCTGGCCGGTGGCCGGATGATCTTCGCCGACCGCCTCGCCTAG
- the rpsU gene encoding 30S ribosomal protein S21, giving the protein MQIIVRDNNVDQALRALKKKLQREGVYREMKLRRHYEKPSEKRARERAAAIRRARKLERKRMEREGTAR; this is encoded by the coding sequence ATGCAGATCATCGTTCGCGACAATAACGTCGACCAGGCGCTGCGCGCGCTCAAGAAGAAGCTGCAGCGCGAGGGCGTCTATCGCGAAATGAAGCTGCGCCGTCATTACGAGAAGCCGTCGGAAAAGCGCGCCCGCGAGCGTGCCGCCGCGATTCGCCGTGCCCGCAAGCTCGAGCGCAAGCGCATGGAGCGCGAGGGCACCGCGCGCTAA
- a CDS encoding FKBP-type peptidyl-prolyl cis-trans isomerase, which yields MSASTLAHPQRHGAALTKFWLAMLALVAAAIALAWLGTSSLRGETTATGIQIRTLSAGTGPLVKEMDGVLVEYQGRLKDGTVFDESGARGPQPMIPAQVIPGFREALLRMQQGGSYRVLIPSALAYGAQPPAGAPIPPNADLEFDVKIVQLVPNAGLMMQQQQQQMQQGAPPPAQ from the coding sequence ATGTCCGCAAGCACCCTCGCCCACCCGCAGCGCCACGGCGCCGCCCTCACCAAATTCTGGCTGGCAATGCTGGCGCTGGTCGCGGCCGCGATCGCGCTTGCCTGGCTCGGCACATCGTCGTTGCGTGGGGAGACCACCGCGACCGGCATCCAGATCCGCACGCTCAGCGCCGGCACCGGGCCCCTCGTCAAGGAAATGGACGGGGTGCTGGTGGAATATCAGGGCCGCCTCAAGGACGGCACGGTGTTCGACGAAAGCGGCGCGCGCGGGCCGCAGCCGATGATTCCGGCGCAAGTCATCCCCGGCTTCCGCGAAGCGTTGCTTCGGATGCAGCAGGGCGGCAGCTACCGCGTGCTGATCCCTTCGGCGCTCGCTTATGGCGCGCAGCCGCCGGCCGGCGCGCCGATCCCGCCTAACGCGGACCTGGAGTTCGACGTTAAGATCGTCCAGCTGGTGCCCAACGCCGGGCTGATGATGCAGCAGCAACAGCAGCAGATGCAGCAGGGCGCCCCGCCGCCGGCGCAATAA
- the lepB gene encoding signal peptidase I, with protein MSDTVLLQDPPAADDSPAEKKESSLRAIWREVSGLFGVFLAVLLFHSFIAKPFYIPSESMMPGLLKGDRLVVSKYPYGWSYVSPTIPNPAAIFRSIVMRSGEPWGITLPFRNGRVFGNMPTPGDIVIVTPPGTNEDYIKRVIGVPGDTVEVRGGRLVLNGKPVKSQVMPPAMIPVDANAPCGIEFAGYLTQDASGHAFCRLPIVRETLPNGVTFDTADLGQSQGDDFGPVSIPAGHVFLMGDNRDRSADSRFALGAPENGLGGPVPWENIGGRAEFITFSLDGSSTLLNPLSWFRALRGERAGTSLRPHREPAS; from the coding sequence TTGTCCGACACCGTGCTGCTGCAAGACCCGCCCGCCGCCGACGATTCGCCGGCGGAGAAAAAGGAAAGCTCGTTGCGCGCCATCTGGCGTGAAGTCAGCGGCCTGTTCGGAGTCTTCCTGGCCGTGCTGCTGTTCCACAGCTTCATCGCCAAGCCATTCTACATCCCGTCGGAATCGATGATGCCGGGCCTGCTCAAGGGCGACCGGCTGGTGGTCAGCAAATATCCGTACGGCTGGTCCTACGTGTCGCCGACCATCCCCAATCCGGCAGCGATCTTCCGCTCCATCGTCATGCGCAGCGGCGAACCGTGGGGAATCACTTTGCCGTTCCGCAACGGCCGCGTGTTCGGAAACATGCCGACGCCCGGCGATATCGTCATCGTCACGCCGCCCGGCACCAATGAAGATTACATCAAGCGCGTGATCGGCGTGCCCGGCGACACCGTCGAAGTGCGTGGCGGGCGGCTGGTGCTCAATGGCAAGCCGGTCAAGTCGCAGGTCATGCCGCCGGCGATGATCCCGGTCGACGCCAACGCGCCGTGCGGAATCGAATTCGCCGGTTACCTGACGCAGGACGCCAGCGGCCACGCGTTCTGCCGACTGCCGATCGTCCGCGAGACCCTGCCCAACGGCGTCACGTTCGACACCGCCGACCTCGGCCAGAGCCAGGGAGACGACTTCGGCCCGGTCAGCATTCCGGCCGGCCACGTCTTCCTGATGGGCGACAACCGCGACCGCAGCGCCGACAGCCGCTTCGCACTCGGCGCTCCGGAAAACGGGCTAGGCGGGCCGGTGCCGTGGGAAAATATCGGCGGCCGCGCGGAATTCATCACCTTCTCGCTCGACGGCAGCAGCACCTTGTTGAACCCGCTCAGCTGGTTCCGGGCGCTGCGCGGGGAGCGGGCGGGGACATCGCTGCGCCCGCATCGCGAACCGGCCAGCTAA
- the acpS gene encoding holo-ACP synthase — MIVGLGSDLCNIDRIQNSIDRFGDRFLNRVFTDVERAKAAGRPHTIAGTLAKRFAAKEALSKAVGTGFKRGVFMKDIGVVNLASGAPTLQLAGGAKARLDALTPEGHVIAIHLTMTDDYPWAQAFVILEARKMEL; from the coding sequence GTGATTGTCGGCCTCGGCTCCGACCTGTGCAACATCGATCGGATTCAGAATTCGATCGACCGGTTCGGCGACCGCTTCCTCAACCGGGTCTTCACCGATGTCGAACGGGCCAAGGCTGCTGGCCGTCCGCACACCATCGCCGGCACCCTGGCCAAGCGCTTCGCCGCCAAGGAAGCGCTGTCCAAGGCGGTCGGCACCGGCTTCAAGCGCGGCGTCTTCATGAAGGACATCGGCGTCGTTAATCTTGCCTCAGGGGCGCCTACGCTACAGCTGGCCGGCGGCGCCAAGGCGCGGCTTGACGCGCTGACTCCGGAGGGCCACGTCATCGCCATTCACCTGACCATGACCGACGATTACCCGTGGGCGCAGGCCTTCGTGATCCTCGAAGCGCGCAAGATGGAGCTTTAG
- a CDS encoding pyridoxine 5'-phosphate synthase yields the protein MTDRLRLGVNIDHVATIRNARGGDHPDPLRAAQIAAAAGADGITAHLREDRRHITDDDIARLMGEIDLPLNLEMAATEEMLEIALRHRPHAACIVPEKREERTTEGGLDAAGMHDQLAAFVARLTAAGIRVSLFIEPDERQVEAALRLRAPVVEFHTGRFAHVDGDDRSAELKRIGDCAALAVKNGIEPHAGHGLTFANVVPVAAIPQLAELNIGHFLVGEAIFTGLEASIQRMRGLMDEAR from the coding sequence GTGACCGATCGCCTGCGCCTCGGCGTCAACATCGACCATGTCGCGACGATCCGGAACGCGCGCGGCGGCGACCATCCCGATCCGCTTCGGGCGGCGCAGATCGCCGCTGCCGCCGGCGCCGACGGAATAACCGCGCACCTTCGTGAAGACCGCCGCCATATTACGGACGACGACATCGCCCGGCTGATGGGGGAGATCGACCTGCCGCTGAACCTGGAAATGGCGGCGACCGAGGAGATGCTGGAGATCGCCCTTCGCCACCGGCCGCACGCCGCCTGCATCGTCCCCGAAAAGCGCGAAGAGCGGACGACCGAGGGCGGCCTCGACGCGGCCGGAATGCACGACCAGCTCGCCGCTTTCGTCGCTCGGCTGACAGCAGCCGGCATCCGGGTCAGCCTGTTCATCGAACCGGACGAGCGACAGGTCGAAGCGGCCTTGCGCCTGCGCGCCCCAGTCGTCGAGTTTCACACCGGGCGCTTCGCCCACGTCGATGGTGACGATCGCTCGGCGGAGTTGAAAAGGATCGGCGATTGCGCGGCGCTTGCGGTCAAGAACGGGATCGAACCGCACGCGGGCCACGGCCTGACCTTCGCCAATGTCGTCCCGGTCGCGGCAATCCCGCAGCTTGCCGAGCTCAATATCGGCCACTTCCTGGTCGGGGAGGCGATCTTCACCGGGCTGGAGGCCAGCATCCAGCGGATGCGCGGCCTGATGGACGAAGCGCGGTGA